A window of the Branchiostoma floridae strain S238N-H82 chromosome 12, Bfl_VNyyK, whole genome shotgun sequence genome harbors these coding sequences:
- the LOC118428250 gene encoding uncharacterized protein LOC118428250 encodes MERFVGKWCLSDVDFDKLKMLYVSKMGTPEAVLDDHKEQWMKTYMDVTENGTHWTYGNVPGGDTTMMFDKADQTCKLISNRGAQESTFEMKGDAEIFILNPQGLKITIKVTGQEMKVTQALDDVSVDTVYTKSSE; translated from the exons ATGGAGCGGTTTGTTGGTAAATGGTGTCTATCTGATGTGGACTTCGACAAACTGAAGATGCTGTACGTTTCCAAAATGG GTACACCTGAAGCTGTACTAGACGATCACAAAGAACAGTGGATGAAAACCTACATGGACGTCACGGAGAACGGAACTCATTGGACG tATGGCAATGTACCAGGGGGAGATACAACCATGATGTTTGACAAGGCAGACCAAACGTGCAAACTCATCAGCAACAGAGGTGCCCaggag agCACCTTTGAGATGAAGGGTGACGCAGAAATCTTCATACTGAACCCTCAAGGTCTCAAGATAACCATCAAGGTGACCGGACAAGAGATGAAAGTC ACCCAAGCCCTCGATGACGTCAGCGTGGACACTGTGTACACAAAGTCTTCGGAGTGA